The nucleotide window GATCGGGCGCGCCGCGGGCCTTGAAGTGGAGGCGGGCGGTGCCGGTTTCGGCGACCCGATCGAGGTCAACACCACCTCCGAGCTGATCGGCATCGGCATCGCGTTTTTGGTGCTGCTGGTGACGTTTGGGTCGCTTGCGGCGTCGACAATGCCCATCATTACTGCGGTAGTTGGAGTGGGCATCGGTGCGATGGCGGTGCTGACCACCACCCACTGGGTCGACCTGAACGATGTGACCCCGGTGCTGGCTGTGATGATCGGCTTGGCCGTGGGCATCGACTACGCGCTGTTCATTCTGTCGCGCTTTAGGCAGGAGCGGGCGTCGCTGCCGGGGCCCGAGGCGGCCGGCATGGCGGTGGGCACCGCTGGTTCCTCGGTGGTGTTTGCTGGTACCACCGTGTTTGTGGCGCTGGTCGCGCTGGTGTTGGCCGGCATCGAGTTCTTGTCGTGGATGGGCATCGCCGCGGCGTTCACTGTGTTTGTCTCGGTGCTGGTGGCGCTGACGATGCTGCCCGCCCTGCTCGGTGTGTGGAGTGACAAGGCGTTCGCCGGCAAGATCCCGGGCGTGGCCGGCCACCCCGGTCCTGGCGACCGTCCGGCGAAGGACCTGGATAAGCGCTCTATGGGCCGCTCGTGGGTGAACTTCGTGCGCCGCTTCCCGGCCGTAGTCATGGCCGTGGTGGTGCTAGGCCTGGGCGCGATGTCCTACCCGGTGCTGGGCCTCGAGATGGCGCTGCCCGCCGACACCAACTCCAACAAGGACACCACTCAGCGCAAGGCCGCCGACCTCTTGGCCGAAGGCTTCGGGCCGGGTGTCAACGCGCCGCTGCTGATCGTCGTCGATGCGCACGGTGTGAACCCTGATGCCGAGATCCTCCAGCCGTACATGGCTGCCATCCCGGAGGAGCAGGCGGGCGGGCGCGCCGAGCAGGCTGCGCTCGCGTCGTTCCTCTACACCGTCGGTCAGGCGAACTCCGTGAACGGCGTGGTGCACGCCCAGATCATCTCGGTCAACGACGACTTCACCGCCGCCCAGATCCTTGCCACCCCGGATGGCGCCCCCGATGACCCGTATACCCTCGACATCGCCCACGGCCTGCGAGAGAACAACCTCCAGGTCGAGGATGCCACCGGTGTGACCATCGGCCTGACCGGCCTGACCGCGGTCCAGATGGACATCACCGAAGAACTTGCTGAGGCTATGCCGCTCTACCTGGGCATCGTCGTCGGCCTCGCGATCATCCTGCTCATGGTTGTCTTCCGCTCCATCATGGTCCCGCTTGTCGCCGGCCTCGGCTTCCTCCTGTCGGTCGGCGCGGCCTTCGGCTTCACGGTCCTGGTCTGGCAGGAGGGCCTCTTCGGCTTGGTCAACACCCCAGGTCCGATCCTGTCGTTCCTGCCCATCTTCATGATCGGCGTGACCTTCGGCCTCGCCATGGATTACCAGGTCTTCCTGGTTACCCGCATGCGCGAGCACTACCTCAAGCTCCGCGGCCAGGATGGCGGCCAGGATGGCGCCGAATCAGACGCAGAGCTTCGCGCCGTCGAGGAGGCCACCGTCGAGGGCTTCCGCCAGGGCGCACGTGTGGTCACGGCGGCGGCGATCATCATGATCGCGGTGTTCATTGCGTTTATCAACCAGCCGTTGCCGTTCATTCAGATCTTCGGCTTCGCGCTCGGCGTCGCGGTCTTCTTCGATGCGTTTTTCATCCGCATGGGCCTCGTCCCCGCCACCATGTTTCTCCTCGGCCGCTCCACCTGGTGGATGCCCAAGTGGCTGGACCGCATCCTGCCGGAAGTCGACGTTGAGGGCACAGAGCTTGAGGAGCAGTTCGAGGATCACCAGGATCACCAGAATCACCAGGAGTTGCAGCCCGCATGACCGCGTTCACATTGAGCAAAGAGCTTTACGACGCCCCCGGCAAACACGGTCGCACAGGGACGATCCACACCCCCCACGGCGATATTCACACGCCAGCCTTCATCCCCGTGGCCACCAAAGCCACGGTCAAGACACTTACGCCGGAGCAGATCCGCCTCACCGAAGCCCAGGCGATCTTGTCCAACGCCTACCACCTCTACCTGCAGCCCGGCGCCGACATCGTGGATGAGGCAGGTGGCGTGGCAGCGTTTGAGAACTGGAATGGGCCGACCTACACCGATTCGGGCGGCTTCCAGGTGATGAGCCAGGGTGTCGGCTTCCAGAAGGTGCTGGCCATGGATGTCGCGGGGCTCACCGACGCCGACATCCGCGCGGCGAACAAGGACCGCATGGCCCGCGTGGACGACGACGGTGTCGACTTCAAGTCTTTTATCGACGGCTCCTCCCACCGCTTCACCCCGGAAAAGTCGATGCAGATCCAGCACCAGCTCGGCGCGGACATCATCTTCGCATTTGACGAGCTGACCACGCTGGTGGATACGCGCCAGTACCAGGAGCACTCCGTGGAGCGCACCCGCCGCTGGGCGAAGCGGTGCCTCGACGATCATGACCGGCTCACACGCGAGCGCAAAGTGACCCACCCGGATCGCCCGGAACAGTCGCTCTGGGGCGTGGTGCAGGGAGCGCAGTACGAGGATCTTCGTCGACAAGCGGCGCGCAGCTTGCTTGAGCTGGACGAGCAAGCTCGCGCCGAGGGCAAGCGGGGTTTCGGCGGGTTCGGGATCGGCGGTGCGCTGGAGAAAGAGAACCTGGGCACCATCGTGGGGTGGGTGACCGATGAGCTTCCCGTGGACAAGCCGCGGCACCTGCTCGGCATCTCCGAGCCTGACGACATCTTCACCGCGGTCGAGGCTGGAGCCGACACCTTCGACTGCGTCGCGCCGACCCGGCTCGCGCGCCGCGGCGGCGTGTACACCCTCGACGGGCGCATGAACCTCACCGGCGCGCGCTTCAAGCGCGACTTCGCCGGTATCGATGAGGAGTTCGGTGGCTACGTCAGCCAGAACTACTCGCGCGCCTACATCCACCACCTGCTCAAAGCGAAGGAGTTCCTCGCCGGCACGCTGTGCACGATCCACAACCTGGAGTTCATGGTGCGCCTGGTGGACAACATCCGCCGCGCCATCGACGCCGGCGACTACGAGGCGTACCGCGACGAATTCATGGGGCGCTACTACGCGGGGGCCAAGACTCAGCGTCGCGGCCTGGGGTAAACGGCCTGATTCAGGGCATCCCGGGGGCGTCGACAAGCAAAAGCCCTTAGGCCGTGGTGGCGCTGAGCTGCTCCTCCTGCCGGCGCACCCACGCGATGGTGGGGTAGGTGATCGGCAGGAGCACGACCTCCATGATCGTCTTCCAGAAGAAGCCGACGGCGACGTAGTTCACGAACTCGCCGGCGGTGGTGATGCCGATGACGCCGGCGGCGATGGAGCAGAACAGCAGCGTGTCGGCGAACTCGCCGACGATGGTGGAGCCGATCAGGCGCGCCCATAGATTGCCGCGGCCGAGACGGTCCTTCATCTTCTGCAACACCCACGCGTTGAGCAGCTGGCCGACGACGTAGCCCGCGAGCGACGCCACCACGATGCGCGGCAAGAGCCCAAGCACCGCTGCGAACGGCTCCTGCATGTCGTAGAAATCTGCGGCTGGCAGCCAGATCGCGACATAGAACGTCAGCACTGCCAGCACCGCGACGCCGAAACCGGTGAACACGGCGCGGCGCGCGGTCTTGAACCCGTAGACCTCGGCGATGACGTCACCGATGACGTAGGAGATGGGGAAGAGAAAGAAGGCGCCGTCGGTGATCAGCGGGCCGAGCGTCACGCCCTTTTGCGCCGTGATGTTCGAGATGAGGAACACCGCGCAGAAGAACGTGAGCAGGTACGAAAACGGCGAGCGGGAAACGGGGTGAGTCACGCGCAATATCATGGCACGCAGAACTGACTAGACGCATGCTTGTTACTGGCTGGAAAGGCGGATCCTTGTGAATGACCACCGCGGCGCGGGCCGCTACGCGCCGAGCCCCAGCGGCGACCTCCACTTCGGCAACCTGCGCACGGCGCTGCTCGCGTGGCTGTTCGCCCGCCAGACCGGCCGCGCGTTCTACATGCGCGTCGAGGACATCGACTCCGAACGCAGCTCCGTCGAGTCCGCGCGCCGCCAGCTGGAGGACCTCGCGGTGATTGGCATTGAGTGGGACGAGCCGGTGATCTACCAGTCCGACCGCTCCGCCGCCTACGCCGCCGCGCTCGCGCAGCTGCCCACCTACGAGTGCTACTGCACCCGCCGCGACATCCGCGAGGCCGCCTCCGCGCCCCATGCCCAGCCAGGCATGTACCCGGGCACGTGCCGCGATCTCTCGGAGGAGCATCGCGCTTTACGACGCCTCGAACTATCCGCAGAAGGTCGCCTGCCGGCCATCCGCCTGCGGGCTGAAGCGCGGGAGTGGACGGTGTCGGATTTCTACCACGGCGAGTACACCGGCGCGGTCGACGACGTGATCCTGCGCCGCGGCGGCAACTTGAACCAGGCGCAGGCGGGGGATTGGGCGTACAACTTGGCCGTGGTTGTCGACGACGGCGACTTCGGCATCGACCAAGTCGTCCGCGGCGACGACCTGCTCGCCTCGGCGCCCGCCCAGGCGTACCTGGCGCACCTGCTTGGCTACCAGCAGCCGGAGTACGTACACGTGCCGCTGGTGGTCAACGCCGAGGGCAAACGCCTGGCGAAGCGCTACGGCGCGGTCACGCTGCGGGAAATGGCCGGCGAAATGGCCGGCGAAATGGCCGGCGAGGTGGCTGGTGGGGAGGGCGTGCAACGGGCCGTCGATAAGCTTGCTGCTTCTCTTGGGTGCCCTGGGGCGACGAACCTGCTGAAGAGCTTCGACCCGCTGGCCTTGCCGCGGGAGCCGTACGTGTTTGGCTCGGCCTAGGCCGTGAAGCCGACGCCCTTGCGCCAGTTCAGCATGGCCGCAGTGCGGACGGGAGAGAGGGGGGCGAGGATATCGTCGACGCGCAGCCACTCCATGAACACGTCCGCATCCGCGATGGTGACAATGGTGTAGCCGTGCGTGTCCAGCGCGCAGTGGCGCAGGTTCGGGTTCGCGGCGAACATGTAGCCGGTGGCGGTGCGCATCAGCGGGTGGCCGGCGGGGAGACCGAGCGAATCGGTGACGTTCGGGGCGGTGATGGAAGAGCACACCACCTCGCAGCCGATCTGGGTGTCGCCGTAGGGGATGGTGTGGCTCCACTCGGTGTGGATGTCGCCGGTGAGGAAGATCGGGTTCTTGCCCAGGCGGCCGAGGGCATCCAGGAGGCGGCGGCGCTCGCTGTCGTAGCCGTCCCACTGGTCACCGTTGAGGGGGAGCTCATCGATCGCGGGGATGTCGGCCTGAGAGGAGAGGATGTTGGAGCTCAACGCCTTCGCGATCGGGCGGGTCGCCGGGTTCTGCATGACGGTGCCGAGGCGCATTGGCGAGAACATCACCGAGTTGCCCAGGGCATTCCATTTGGTCTTCGAGCGCTCCAGCGTGTTGATGAGCCAGTTGTACTGCTCCGAGCCGAGCATGGTGCGGGCGTCGCCGGGCTGGCGTGAGCCGCCGCGCCAGAACTCGACGTCGCGGTAGGTGCGCAGGTCCATGACCGTGAGCTCGACGAGGTCGCCGAACGTGAACGTGCGGTAGATGTGGCCCTCGGTGCTAGTCTGGGTGGTGCGCACCGGCATCCACTCGTAGTAGGCGCGGATCGCGGCGTCGCGGCGGGCGTAGAAATCGCCTTCCGACGCGTCGTGGTTGTCCGCGCCGTCGCGCCAGTTGTTGTTGGCCACCTCGTGGTCGTCCCACACCACGATCCACGGCATCGCCGCGTGCGCGTTCTTCAGCGCTTGGTCGGTGCGGTAGCGGCCGTAGCGGGTGCGGTAGTCGGCCAGCGACACGATCTCGTGCGCCGGGTGGTGCAGGCGCACCGGGCCGAAGCCGGAGTACCCGTACTGGGCGTACTCGTAGATGTAGTCGCCGAGGAAGACGGTCAGGTCGATGTCGCCGGCCCAGCCGCGCTCTGCCATGTCGGCGTAGGCGGAGAAGAAGCCGGCCTCGTAGTTCGCGCAGGACGCGACTGCCCAGCGCTGGCGTTTCACGGGCGCGCCGGGCGCGGGCGCAGTCTTGGTGCGGCCGGTCGGCGAGGTCGCGCCGGCGTGCGGGCCGTCGGTGACCACGAAGCGGTAGAAGTAGACGCTGTCCGCCGCCAGCCCGTGCACGTCGATGTGCACCGTATGGTCGGCATCAGGGTGTGACAAGGACTCGCCGTGCTGCACAATCGTGAGAAACTCCGGGTCGGTCGCCACGTCCCAGCGCACCGGGGTCGGGGCGCCGCCACCGGAGCCGGGCCACGCGGCATCGTCCGGGGTCACGCGCGTCCACAGCACCACCGAATCCGGCAGCGGGTCGCCGGAGGCGACGCCGTGCACGAACGGCAGCGGCGGCAGCTCGGGTTCCGCGAGCGGGGAGGCCGACGGCGCGGGCTGGGAGCTTTGCGCCCACGCCTGCGCGGCGAAGCCCGCGCCGACGGTGCCAGAAGTGACCGCAGCGGTGCGGAGGAAGTTACGACGGGATACGGAACGGCTCGTTGCGGCGGCCTCGCTTCGTCTCACGCCCCATATGGTCGGACACTCATGCTTGGAGCGCGAGTGCAGGACACAAAGTTGGTGCAGGTTTCGCCGCGTGTTTGGCCGTTGTTTACCTAATTCAAGCGGGCGGTTTACCCGCGGCGGTTGAGGCGCACGTATTCGTCTTCATTGACGTGCAGTTCAAACCCCGCAGAGGTCGCGTTCTCGTAGGCAAACAGGAACTCCCCGTCGGCCGCCATCAGCTCCCCGTCGCGGTCGTAGACGTCGCCGGCCACAATCGCTTGCTGCCGCTCCGGCAGCAGCGTGCACGCGGTGGTAAACACCTGCGCTCCGCCCGGCGAGTAGGTGAAATTGCACCAGTTCTCGTTCACCGTGACCCGCACCGTATCCAGGTCGCTCGCCTCGTCCTCGCGGTAAAAGTAGGTGCCGGGCGGAATCAGATCGGGGTGGTCGCGGTCAGCGGCCCGCCGCTCGGGGTCACTGTCGGCAAGGGCAGAGGCCCCAGCCCCAGGTCGCTTATCGACGGCCACTTCACCGCCATCCCCATCCCCATCCCCGAATCCGCCACACCCGGCCAGCGTGGCACTCAGCGTGATGCAGATGGCGATCCCAGCCGCCGCCAGCGCCGCAGCTTCGAGGAATCCACGCAAGGCGCTAGGAGAGCGTGGTGCGGGTGGACAGGGCGGCGTCGATACGCAGAAGCCCCGAACCGTCGGAACCGACGAGCTGAAGCTGATCGACGATCTCTCCGACCGTGGCTTCCTCTTCGATCTGCTCGTTGAGGAACCAGTTGAGCAGCGCGCGGGACTCTAAGTCGCCGACCTCGTCCGCGATGCGGGTGATTTCGCGGATCTGCTCCGAAACCTTCTGCTCGTGCACGAGCGCGGCGCGGAACGCGTCGAGCGGGCCGCTGATCTCCGGCGCGTCGATCGCAATCGTGCGCGGCTGCACGCGCTCGCCGCGGTCGATGAGGTGCTTGGCAAACTTCTGCGCGTGCTCCGTTTCCTCCTGCGCCTGCGCGGTGAACCACGCGCACAGGCCCGGGAAGGACAGCGCGTCCATCTCGTTGGCCAGGTAGCGGTACACGTAGGCGGCGGCGTATTCCTCGGTGACCTGCTGGGTGATGGCTTCTTTGAGGCGGGGATCAATCATGTGCCCGGATTTTACAGCACCGCGACCTGGCCCCCGGTGACGCTGAGCTGCACCACCTCACCGCTCGGCAGGGTCAGGCTGGGGCGTTTGCTGCTCTTGCTTAGGGTCAGCTGGCGGTGGTGTGCGTAGGCGCGCAGCGCGCGGTGCACGTCCACGCGCGGCGGCAGCGGCGGGGCTGCCAGGGCCGCGCGCACGCCGGGCACGGTGATTGGCGGCAGGTTGAACCGCGGCGAGTGCAGCACAATCACTGCGGTCTCACCGCCAGGCAGGTTGAGGTAGTACAGGTGCGTGCCGCGCTGCATGTGCGCGATGTACGGCATGAGCTGGTACTGCTCGAGCACCACGGTCGGTAGCTCCCCGCGCGTCAGCGATACGATGCGCTCGCGCACGCCCATGTCGTGCACACCCCGGATGAACTCCAGGGAAGGGTTCGGCTGGCCCTGGTCGTACGTCCAGCCCCACCGGAAGGTCCCATTCGGCAGCAGGTAGCCGGCAATTTGCGGCACAAGCTTATCGACGCCCCCATCAACGAACCTCACCTCCGCCTGACGCAAATCATCCGAGAAGGTGATGCCGGCGATGATGCTATTGCAGTACGCGCGGTGCTCGTTGAACATGAACCACGACTCGTTGGTCACCCGGATGGGTTCGTTTTCTTCGGTGTCGCGCCGGGCGCTCATCACTGCCGACGCGTGCGCTCCTGCCGGGCCGGCGCCGGGGCGGTTGAGCACTTCGATCAGCGAGCCGTCGCTCAAGCGCAGCTCATGCATTCCCGGGGCGACGGTCTGGGAGCCCACGAGGTGCTCGCCGAGTTGCTTGGCCAGCGTGCTCACCGCCTCCAGCTCGTCCGCGTTCGGCGGCATGACCGTGTGCGCGATAGTGCGGCGCACCACGGAGCCCACCGGCTCACCGGTCTTCATCAGGTTCGGCAGAACCACGATGACCAGCTGCTCGGCATGGATGTTCGGCAGCGTGTTCGGCAGCGTGTTCGGCAGCGTGTTGGGCAGCACGATGATCGGGTTGCCGCCGTGGCGCGTCTGCAGCGCCTGAAGAAATGGCGTGGCCAGCGGTTCCTGGAACGGCGCCGGGCGGGTGAACTCGGGGATCGGGTTGCCGTTGGAGCCGGCCTGGTTCTGCGAGACAAGTCGGATATGGCCGCCGCTGAT belongs to Corynebacterium glaucum and includes:
- a CDS encoding alkaline phosphatase D family protein, which produces MRRSEAAATSRSVSRRNFLRTAAVTSGTVGAGFAAQAWAQSSQPAPSASPLAEPELPPLPFVHGVASGDPLPDSVVLWTRVTPDDAAWPGSGGGAPTPVRWDVATDPEFLTIVQHGESLSHPDADHTVHIDVHGLAADSVYFYRFVVTDGPHAGATSPTGRTKTAPAPGAPVKRQRWAVASCANYEAGFFSAYADMAERGWAGDIDLTVFLGDYIYEYAQYGYSGFGPVRLHHPAHEIVSLADYRTRYGRYRTDQALKNAHAAMPWIVVWDDHEVANNNWRDGADNHDASEGDFYARRDAAIRAYYEWMPVRTTQTSTEGHIYRTFTFGDLVELTVMDLRTYRDVEFWRGGSRQPGDARTMLGSEQYNWLINTLERSKTKWNALGNSVMFSPMRLGTVMQNPATRPIAKALSSNILSSQADIPAIDELPLNGDQWDGYDSERRRLLDALGRLGKNPIFLTGDIHTEWSHTIPYGDTQIGCEVVCSSITAPNVTDSLGLPAGHPLMRTATGYMFAANPNLRHCALDTHGYTIVTIADADVFMEWLRVDDILAPLSPVRTAAMLNWRKGVGFTA
- the gluQRS gene encoding tRNA glutamyl-Q(34) synthetase GluQRS; its protein translation is MNDHRGAGRYAPSPSGDLHFGNLRTALLAWLFARQTGRAFYMRVEDIDSERSSVESARRQLEDLAVIGIEWDEPVIYQSDRSAAYAAALAQLPTYECYCTRRDIREAASAPHAQPGMYPGTCRDLSEEHRALRRLELSAEGRLPAIRLRAEAREWTVSDFYHGEYTGAVDDVILRRGGNLNQAQAGDWAYNLAVVVDDGDFGIDQVVRGDDLLASAPAQAYLAHLLGYQQPEYVHVPLVVNAEGKRLAKRYGAVTLREMAGEMAGEMAGEVAGGEGVQRAVDKLAASLGCPGATNLLKSFDPLALPREPYVFGSA
- a CDS encoding ferritin, translated to MIDPRLKEAITQQVTEEYAAAYVYRYLANEMDALSFPGLCAWFTAQAQEETEHAQKFAKHLIDRGERVQPRTIAIDAPEISGPLDAFRAALVHEQKVSEQIREITRIADEVGDLESRALLNWFLNEQIEEEATVGEIVDQLQLVGSDGSGLLRIDAALSTRTTLS
- a CDS encoding queuosine precursor transporter, with protein sequence MILRVTHPVSRSPFSYLLTFFCAVFLISNITAQKGVTLGPLITDGAFFLFPISYVIGDVIAEVYGFKTARRAVFTGFGVAVLAVLTFYVAIWLPAADFYDMQEPFAAVLGLLPRIVVASLAGYVVGQLLNAWVLQKMKDRLGRGNLWARLIGSTIVGEFADTLLFCSIAAGVIGITTAGEFVNYVAVGFFWKTIMEVVLLPITYPTIAWVRRQEEQLSATTA
- a CDS encoding DUF6882 domain-containing protein, with amino-acid sequence MSFAPGYPAPSPALLREGRLSLFTRFLAASNFYGRLAQPVNYRVVHQYGPTPGGDIAINLQVTSSVGVSEIHPGIIVATISGGHIRLVSQNQAGSNGNPIPEFTRPAPFQEPLATPFLQALQTRHGGNPIIVLPNTLPNTLPNTLPNIHAEQLVIVVLPNLMKTGEPVGSVVRRTIAHTVMPPNADELEAVSTLAKQLGEHLVGSQTVAPGMHELRLSDGSLIEVLNRPGAGPAGAHASAVMSARRDTEENEPIRVTNESWFMFNEHRAYCNSIIAGITFSDDLRQAEVRFVDGGVDKLVPQIAGYLLPNGTFRWGWTYDQGQPNPSLEFIRGVHDMGVRERIVSLTRGELPTVVLEQYQLMPYIAHMQRGTHLYYLNLPGGETAVIVLHSPRFNLPPITVPGVRAALAAPPLPPRVDVHRALRAYAHHRQLTLSKSSKRPSLTLPSGEVVQLSVTGGQVAVL
- the tgt gene encoding tRNA guanosine(34) transglycosylase Tgt, with the translated sequence MTAFTLSKELYDAPGKHGRTGTIHTPHGDIHTPAFIPVATKATVKTLTPEQIRLTEAQAILSNAYHLYLQPGADIVDEAGGVAAFENWNGPTYTDSGGFQVMSQGVGFQKVLAMDVAGLTDADIRAANKDRMARVDDDGVDFKSFIDGSSHRFTPEKSMQIQHQLGADIIFAFDELTTLVDTRQYQEHSVERTRRWAKRCLDDHDRLTRERKVTHPDRPEQSLWGVVQGAQYEDLRRQAARSLLELDEQARAEGKRGFGGFGIGGALEKENLGTIVGWVTDELPVDKPRHLLGISEPDDIFTAVEAGADTFDCVAPTRLARRGGVYTLDGRMNLTGARFKRDFAGIDEEFGGYVSQNYSRAYIHHLLKAKEFLAGTLCTIHNLEFMVRLVDNIRRAIDAGDYEAYRDEFMGRYYAGAKTQRRGLG
- a CDS encoding MMPL family transporter encodes the protein MAKLLYKLGRWSYLHKWRVIVAWLIILVASAGAAVSLMRPFTSEFAISGTPAIEALDTLDSNFPGEGDVATAPGVNLVFAAPEGEQLTNDAYMAAIDETVAYIEDNLPDIRGTDRFGNPVTVSAELQRMLVEQMTELGLPEEAAQKDAYNVRMLSDDARIGYTTFEFGAESNFVVTDEERQVVRDAMEIGRAAGLEVEAGGAGFGDPIEVNTTSELIGIGIAFLVLLVTFGSLAASTMPIITAVVGVGIGAMAVLTTTHWVDLNDVTPVLAVMIGLAVGIDYALFILSRFRQERASLPGPEAAGMAVGTAGSSVVFAGTTVFVALVALVLAGIEFLSWMGIAAAFTVFVSVLVALTMLPALLGVWSDKAFAGKIPGVAGHPGPGDRPAKDLDKRSMGRSWVNFVRRFPAVVMAVVVLGLGAMSYPVLGLEMALPADTNSNKDTTQRKAADLLAEGFGPGVNAPLLIVVDAHGVNPDAEILQPYMAAIPEEQAGGRAEQAALASFLYTVGQANSVNGVVHAQIISVNDDFTAAQILATPDGAPDDPYTLDIAHGLRENNLQVEDATGVTIGLTGLTAVQMDITEELAEAMPLYLGIVVGLAIILLMVVFRSIMVPLVAGLGFLLSVGAAFGFTVLVWQEGLFGLVNTPGPILSFLPIFMIGVTFGLAMDYQVFLVTRMREHYLKLRGQDGGQDGAESDAELRAVEEATVEGFRQGARVVTAAAIIMIAVFIAFINQPLPFIQIFGFALGVAVFFDAFFIRMGLVPATMFLLGRSTWWMPKWLDRILPEVDVEGTELEEQFEDHQDHQNHQELQPA